One genomic window of Fusarium fujikuroi IMI 58289 draft genome, chromosome FFUJ_chr01 includes the following:
- a CDS encoding probable homocitrate synthase, mitochondrial precursor, with translation MQSANNPISHHTSHTMGQGAASSNSGDNSCGANCVDNHVGHAIGDGDGVVRVSGGETGNDGGLVMEASVTDVGVSDLNQTTTTTTTTTTYDESDDESSLADSSGSISDGPSFGGTSIRSLGSMSNWSIIDTTLREGEQFIYGDFDTETKLKIARALDAVGVEYIEVTSPAASPQSKLDCAAICKLGLKAKVLCHIRCNMDDARIAVETGVDGINMCIGTSTQLMTHSHGKDLDWIAAKAKEVIEFTQAHGIEVRFSGEDSFRSDFSEILKLYSLMDRLGAHRVGIADTVGGASPREVYEKISTLKQMVGCDIETHFHNDTGCAVANAYTAIEAGATHIDTTVLGIGERNGITSLSKLFQCMLQMGHDSVLAKYKLEKIPALEQLVAEAVRIEIPWNNASLAAYL, from the exons ATGCAGTCCGCCAACAACCCCATCTCCCACCATACCAGCCACACCATGGGCCAAGGTGCCGCCAGTAGCAACAGCGGCGACAATAGCTGCGGAGCGAATTGCGTGGATAACCATGTCGGCCATGCAATTGGCGATGGAGATGGGGTTGTCCGAGTCTCGGGTGGAGAGACTG GAAACGATGGAGGCCTCGTCATGGAAGCCTCCGTAACGGATGTTGGTGTCAGCGACTTGAACCaaactactactactactactactactactacctACGATGAATCAGACGATGAGAGCTCCCTTGCGGACAGCTCCGGCTCCATTAGCGATGGACCCAGCTTTGGAGGAACTTCGATCCGATCCCTGGGCAGCATGTCCAACTGGAGCATCATCGACACTACTCTGCGTGAGGGCGAGCAGTTCATCTATGGCGATTTCGAcaccgagaccaagctcaagattgcTCGAGCGTTGGATGCCGTCGGTGTTGAATAC ATCGAAGTGACCTCGCCTGCTGCTTCTCCTCAGTCCAAGTTGGACTGCGCGGCTATCTGCAAGCTGggtctcaaggccaaggttcTTTGCCATATTCGATGCAACATGGACGATGCCAGAATTGCAGTTGAGACCGGTGTCGATGGAAT CAACATGTGCATCGGTACTTCCACTCAGCTCATGACGCATTCCCACGGAAAGGATCTCGACTGGATCGCCGCCAAGGCGAAGGAGGTCATCGAATTCACCCAAGCCCACGGCATCGAGGTCCGATTCTCCGGCGAGGACTCTTTTCGCTCCGACTTCAGTGAGATTCTGAAGCTCTACTCGCTCATGGACCGTCTCGGCGCCCACCGCGTTGGAATTGCCGACACCGTTGGCGGCGCTTCTCCCCGTGAGGTTTATGAAAAGATCTCCACGCTCAAGCAGATGGTCGGATGCGACATCGAGACTCACTTCCACAATGACACTGGATGTGCTGTCGCCAACGCCTACACTGCGATTGAGGCTGGGGCCACTCACATTGACACCACTGTCTTGGGCATTGGAGAGAGGAATGGAATTACTTCCCTTTCCAAGCTCTTTCAGTGCATGCTTCAGATGGGCCATGACTCTGTTCTGGCCAAGtacaagcttgagaagattcCTGCTCTCGAACAGCTTGTCGCTGAAGCCGTCCGCATCGAGATCCCCTGGAACAACGCTTCACTTGCAGCATATCTCTGA